One Pieris napi chromosome 24, ilPieNapi1.2, whole genome shotgun sequence DNA window includes the following coding sequences:
- the LOC125061736 gene encoding transmembrane protein 43 homolog, giving the protein MDWSAVRNHFKQTWLTTLMNCILFSGVTYFLVWAEGHAIQNNLMLEELVSAAETIDVHSIDDPERYEGQVVHVVGPIRILEPISEPDYNIQVQAVKLRKRVQMYQWIEETTETDNFISEHADESQKTYWYRKEWKDNVVDSALFYIRPGHHNPTSMPMFSETHVADNVKIGWLFLGGDVKRKVNDYYEIWSDSRPERSDIKLHSGFYYHGNSALDHEIGDLRIHFSYAGREDDIYTAVGVVESGTLQPYSPTNFPYADPISLLRKGSYSLKQLYGLEKKDANTHTWKYRILGFIQVFASAMTLHPEWMTLFLQSKLVSSNLRRCTRLWVNFVFSFSYTLFVISLPWLFHKATFGALLLGGALLPLVHYSTLWRDSRRNEREYR; this is encoded by the exons ATGGATTGGTCAGCTGTTCGTAATCATTTTAAACAAACTTGGCTTACAACTTTAAtgaattgtatattatttagtggagttacttattttttagtttggGCTGAG GGTCATGCAATTCAAAACAACCTAATGCTAGAAGAGCTTGTATCAGCAGCAGAGACTATAGATGTTCATTCGATTGATGATCCAGAGAGGTATGAGGGTCAAGTTGTACATGTCGTAGGACCTATAAGAATATTGGAGCCAATATCTGAACCagattataatatacaagTCCAAGCCGTCAAGCTCAGAAAACGAGTTCAAATGTATCAGTGGATCGAAGAAACTAc GGAAACAGATAACTTTATAAGTGAACATGCAGATGAATCACAGAAGACATACTGGTACCGGAAAGAATGGAAGGATAACGTCGTTGACTCTGCTCTGTTCTACATCAGACCTGGTCACCACAATCCTACATCTATGCCGATGTTCAGTGAAACGCATGTAGCGGATAATGTAAAGATTGGATGGCTGTTTTtag GTGGAGATGTGAAAAGAAAAGTGAatgattattatgaaatttggTCGGATTCGAGGCCGGAAAGAAGTGATATAAAACTCCATTCGGGATTCTATTATCATGGGAATAGCGCATTGGATCATGAAATTGGTGATTTACGAATTCACTTCTCCTACGCGGGACGGGAGGACGATATT tatACAGCTGTGGGAGTGGTAGAGAGTGGTACACTCCAACCGTACAGTCCAACGAACTTCCCCTACGCGGATCCGATTTCATTATTACGAAAAGGCTCATACAGTTTAAAGCAGCTCTATGGTCTTGAGAAAAAGGATgcaaacacacacacatggAAGTATAGAATATTGGGATTCATACAGGTTTTCGCTTCAGCTATGACCCTGCATCCGGAATGGATGACTCtat TTCTCCAATCAAAGTTGGTCTCAAGTAACTTGCGACGTTGTACCCGGCTGTGGGTCAATTTTGTTTTCTCCTTCTCATACACACTGTTCGTGATATCATTGCCTTG GTTATTTCACAAAGCGACCTTTGGGGCTCTGTTATTAGGCGGGGCATTACTTCCGCTAGTACATTATTCGACGCTGTGGCGCGATTCACGAAGGAACGAACGAGAGTATCGCTGA